One stretch of Mycobacteriales bacterium DNA includes these proteins:
- a CDS encoding DUF6036 family nucleotidyltransferase: MTTAVLPEGWRDRLVRFATPGSAPGTALCLEPHDLVAAKLVAYRPKDVEFAAALLAAGLVDRDTLVRRVATLPVEERLRRVLLDTVAALRGA, encoded by the coding sequence GTGACCACGGCTGTGCTGCCGGAGGGGTGGCGCGACCGGCTCGTCCGCTTCGCGACGCCTGGCTCCGCGCCGGGTACGGCGCTCTGCCTGGAGCCGCACGACCTGGTCGCCGCGAAGCTGGTCGCGTACCGGCCCAAGGACGTCGAGTTCGCCGCCGCGCTCCTCGCCGCAGGCTTGGTCGACCGCGACACGCTGGTCCGGCGGGTCGCGACGCTGCCGGTCGAGGAGCGGTTGCGGCGGGTGCTGCTCGACACGGTCGCCGCGTTGCGGGGCGCCTAG
- a CDS encoding helix-turn-helix domain-containing protein, with product MDGDDLLTTGQAAALLGSSRQHVVDLCTTGALPYQVVGTHRRVRRADVVRFLRGAVPLTRDQQRSLWLHRVVAGKVALDPGRTRAVARRNLALLRARHDGAVAADLDTWAALLDGPLETLLATLVSPSPRAVELRQNTPFAGVLTERERAKALAAFRAATRVA from the coding sequence ATGGACGGCGACGACCTGCTGACGACCGGCCAGGCGGCCGCGCTCCTGGGCTCGTCGCGCCAGCACGTGGTCGACCTGTGCACCACCGGCGCGCTGCCGTACCAGGTCGTCGGGACCCACCGGCGCGTCCGGCGGGCGGACGTCGTGCGGTTCCTGCGCGGCGCGGTGCCACTCACCCGCGACCAGCAACGCAGCCTGTGGCTGCACCGCGTCGTCGCCGGCAAGGTCGCGCTCGACCCGGGGCGGACGCGCGCGGTGGCGCGGCGGAACCTCGCCCTGCTCCGCGCGCGGCACGACGGCGCGGTGGCCGCCGACCTCGACACGTGGGCGGCGTTGCTGGACGGCCCGCTCGAGACGCTGCTCGCGACGCTGGTGTCGCCGTCTCCGCGCGCGGTCGAGCTGCGGCAGAACACGCCGTTCGCCGGGGTGCTGACCGAGCGCGAGCGGGCGAAGGCGCTGGCCGCGTTCCGCGCCGCGACCCGCGTGGCGTGA
- a CDS encoding alpha/beta fold hydrolase, producing the protein MRPSTFRRCTVAAIVAAVAAGSLSPALATPGKRRGPKPKPAKSHAVTDYAPRCVGDPADVQRLDLTVDGQPTWGLYAMPAVPAKGIVVFAHGYGHTAESWRKHIADTARRDGVVAVAMDYRGQVDDFSTTPLPSSRGWQVREGAADSIAAAKLFNRLCPGARTIVMYGVSMGGNTAGLAVAAGAKRASGQPLFDYWFDIEGATTVAETYLEARALSLSGNAFAKNAVADIERENGGRTIEQDPAAYQDLSVVTHGDDIKASGVKGVVMVQGVDDGLVGYNQSPELYTRLRSLGIPVDFWTALTRGDASEPGTTLDGYVTGNIPGFTSPFAGHASEASDTHIVGNAGFERLAALFRGVAPACRTGLLDGTAGFTETNPATSPATC; encoded by the coding sequence ATGCGTCCCAGCACGTTCCGCCGTTGCACCGTCGCCGCGATCGTCGCGGCCGTCGCCGCCGGCTCGCTCTCGCCCGCGCTCGCCACGCCCGGCAAGCGCCGCGGCCCGAAGCCGAAGCCGGCCAAGAGCCACGCCGTCACCGACTACGCCCCGCGCTGCGTGGGCGACCCGGCCGACGTGCAGCGCCTCGACCTCACCGTCGACGGCCAGCCCACCTGGGGCCTCTACGCCATGCCCGCCGTCCCGGCGAAGGGCATCGTCGTGTTCGCGCACGGCTACGGCCACACCGCCGAGTCGTGGCGCAAGCACATCGCCGACACCGCCCGCCGCGACGGCGTCGTCGCCGTCGCCATGGACTACCGCGGCCAGGTCGACGACTTCAGCACCACGCCGTTGCCGTCGTCGCGCGGCTGGCAGGTCCGCGAGGGTGCCGCCGACTCCATCGCCGCCGCCAAGCTGTTCAACCGGCTCTGCCCCGGCGCCCGCACCATCGTCATGTACGGCGTGAGCATGGGCGGCAACACCGCCGGCCTCGCCGTCGCCGCCGGCGCCAAGCGCGCCAGCGGGCAGCCGCTGTTCGACTACTGGTTCGACATCGAGGGCGCCACCACCGTCGCCGAGACCTACCTCGAGGCCCGCGCGCTGTCGCTGTCCGGCAACGCGTTCGCCAAGAACGCCGTCGCCGACATCGAGCGCGAGAACGGCGGCCGCACCATCGAGCAGGACCCGGCCGCGTACCAGGACCTGTCCGTCGTCACCCACGGCGACGACATCAAGGCGTCCGGCGTCAAGGGCGTCGTCATGGTCCAGGGCGTCGACGACGGCTTGGTCGGCTACAACCAGTCGCCGGAGCTCTACACCCGCCTGCGCTCGCTCGGCATCCCGGTCGACTTCTGGACCGCGCTGACCCGCGGCGACGCCTCGGAGCCGGGCACCACGCTCGACGGCTACGTCACCGGCAACATCCCCGGCTTCACCTCGCCGTTCGCCGGCCACGCGTCGGAGGCGTCGGACACGCACATCGTCGGCAACGCCGGCTTCGAGCGGCTCGCGGCGCTGTTCCGCGGCGTCGCGCCGGCCTGCCGCACCGGCCTGCTCGACGGCACCGCCGGCTTCACCGAGACCAACCCCGCGACGTCCCCCGCCACCTGCTAG
- a CDS encoding DUF5703 family protein — protein sequence MRYEYQRVTLPRHVGRDAAREILKLHAEFGEWELARLRLYPDGHRIVTLRRPRRWAGRSGAA from the coding sequence ATGCGGTACGAGTACCAGCGGGTGACGCTGCCCCGCCACGTCGGTCGCGACGCGGCGCGCGAGATCCTCAAGCTGCACGCCGAGTTCGGCGAGTGGGAGCTCGCGCGCCTGCGGCTGTACCCGGACGGGCACCGGATCGTGACCCTGCGGCGTCCGCGTCGTTGGGCGGGCAGGAGCGGGGCGGCCTGA
- a CDS encoding sialidase family protein, translated as MSLSSFGAFRRVALLAFAAVPVAAALVTLPGAEGAGRYASKGTGGTSWSAAVPTDPQRDVGEPEIHIDRGGNIYTCGPSGFSNVADYLQVSTDGGDQFHLLGAPPRGQISAGEGGGDCGLASAPVKNSQGKYNFAYTGLGPLTNFSTAVSSDTGRTFTASPVSESPVGVDRQWVVFTGEKTAFFNYNHQVQDYTVQKSTDGGLTYGAPIFTGDGGGRIGPMRAILSKDMNPDKAIVYFPAYKGSAIRLDVSLDGGATWDYCDVIDTGGDPSAGFILADHDTAGNVYITYSMKGGDRDTYMTVVKRSALNKCHKGEEIGNNKQFRVNRDKVETTVMPWIVAGAPGRVAVAFFGTESVGDPDSGQFKASWFPYVSMTLDALKSNPSWYQSKATSHPFHYNSICLAGLNCDISLPKGDRSLADYFAMDLSPRTGRLSLVYGTSAKKPTDDVGHVSTATVVTQETGPSLMGGTLKARRPAKRNTTKDPTGDALTSYSNLFVTPTPANLPALDAQRVDVSPEINLSTGKKVPNGGVTVTIKLGDLSNAALQNALTTGRAQSLVWLFRFMNGYQPAGATAAWNPVTGFTYGFDDFTTKSAEAGQPDPTSEKLIVWPQKTSIPGRVNQDNGVLQFSIPRALLKAQVGSTGKGKVPSLATPKTGSRMFDATVYTLTNTFTAVQADQSYLYPVDETPAMDFVVGSGPAAKPGLSFR; from the coding sequence ATGTCCTTGTCGTCGTTCGGCGCGTTCCGGCGCGTCGCGCTGCTCGCCTTCGCGGCCGTGCCCGTCGCGGCCGCGCTCGTCACGCTTCCCGGCGCCGAGGGCGCCGGCCGGTACGCCTCCAAGGGCACCGGCGGCACGTCCTGGTCGGCCGCGGTCCCCACGGACCCGCAGCGCGACGTGGGCGAGCCCGAGATCCACATCGACCGCGGCGGCAACATCTACACCTGCGGCCCGTCCGGCTTCAGCAACGTCGCCGACTACCTCCAGGTGTCGACCGACGGCGGCGACCAGTTCCACCTCCTCGGCGCCCCGCCGCGCGGCCAGATCTCGGCCGGCGAGGGCGGCGGCGACTGCGGTCTCGCCAGCGCGCCGGTGAAGAACTCGCAGGGCAAGTACAACTTCGCCTACACCGGCCTCGGGCCGCTCACGAACTTCAGCACCGCCGTCTCCAGCGACACCGGCCGCACGTTCACCGCGTCGCCGGTGTCCGAGTCGCCGGTCGGCGTCGACCGCCAGTGGGTGGTCTTCACCGGCGAGAAGACGGCGTTCTTCAACTACAACCACCAGGTCCAGGACTACACCGTCCAGAAGTCGACCGACGGCGGCCTCACCTACGGCGCGCCGATCTTCACCGGCGACGGCGGCGGCCGCATCGGCCCGATGCGCGCGATCCTGTCCAAGGACATGAACCCGGACAAGGCGATCGTCTACTTCCCTGCGTACAAGGGCTCCGCGATCCGCCTCGACGTCTCGCTGGACGGCGGCGCGACGTGGGACTACTGCGACGTCATCGACACCGGCGGCGACCCGAGCGCCGGGTTCATCCTCGCCGACCACGATACCGCCGGGAACGTCTACATCACGTACAGCATGAAGGGCGGCGACCGCGACACGTACATGACGGTCGTCAAGCGCTCCGCGCTGAACAAGTGCCACAAGGGCGAGGAGATCGGCAACAACAAGCAGTTCCGCGTCAACCGCGACAAGGTCGAGACGACCGTCATGCCGTGGATCGTCGCGGGCGCGCCGGGCCGCGTCGCCGTGGCGTTCTTCGGCACCGAGAGCGTCGGCGACCCGGACAGCGGCCAGTTCAAGGCGTCGTGGTTCCCGTACGTCTCGATGACGCTCGACGCGCTCAAGTCGAACCCGAGCTGGTACCAGTCGAAGGCGACCAGCCACCCGTTCCACTACAACTCGATCTGCCTCGCCGGCCTCAACTGCGACATCAGCCTGCCGAAGGGCGACCGGTCGCTCGCGGACTACTTCGCGATGGACCTCAGCCCGCGCACCGGTCGCCTGTCGCTCGTCTACGGCACCTCGGCGAAGAAGCCGACCGACGACGTGGGCCACGTGTCCACCGCCACGGTCGTCACGCAGGAGACCGGCCCGAGCCTCATGGGCGGGACGCTCAAGGCGCGCCGTCCGGCCAAGCGCAACACCACCAAGGACCCGACGGGCGACGCCCTGACGTCGTACTCGAACCTGTTCGTGACGCCGACGCCGGCGAACCTGCCGGCGCTCGACGCCCAGCGCGTCGACGTCAGCCCGGAGATCAACCTGAGCACCGGCAAGAAGGTCCCGAACGGCGGCGTCACCGTCACCATCAAGCTCGGCGACCTCTCCAACGCCGCGCTCCAGAACGCGCTGACCACCGGCCGGGCGCAGTCGCTCGTGTGGCTGTTCCGCTTCATGAACGGCTACCAGCCGGCCGGCGCCACCGCGGCGTGGAACCCGGTCACCGGCTTCACGTACGGCTTCGACGACTTCACCACGAAGTCAGCCGAGGCCGGCCAGCCCGACCCCACGTCGGAGAAGCTGATCGTCTGGCCGCAGAAGACGTCGATCCCCGGCCGGGTCAACCAGGACAACGGCGTCCTCCAGTTCTCGATCCCGCGCGCGCTGCTCAAGGCGCAGGTCGGGTCGACCGGCAAGGGCAAGGTGCCGTCGCTGGCGACGCCGAAGACCGGCAGCCGGATGTTCGACGCCACGGTCTACACCCTGACCAACACGTTCACCGCGGTGCAGGCGGACCAGTCGTACCTGTACCCGGTGGACGAGACGCCGGCGATGGACTTCGTCGTCGGCAGCGGCCCGGCCGCCAAGCCGGGCCTGTCGTTCCGGTAG
- a CDS encoding SpoIIE family protein phosphatase — MVPDAATAETVRALAETEARYRSLVEATAMDVWRADADGRLASDMPAWRGRTGQSEDEVLAGGWLDAVHPEHRDRVAALWDGAVATGEPYVAEYPIRSGDDWRVVVARAIPVRDAAGAVREWVGTTDDVTEERRAEARLREETRIVERLRDIGAALSGQLDTQSLVQTVTDLTTEMVGADFGAFFYNTVDAAGESFLLFTLSGAPREAFAQFGMPRNTAIFAPTFNGEAPVRLHDVTQDPRYGHNPPHRGMPEGHLPVRSYLAVPVVARTGEVHGGLFFGHAEPGRFTERHERLVVGAAAQAAVAIDNARLYEQERAARAEAEQAQSRLQFLATAGELLGSSLDVTQTASRLGALCVPALGDWAAVHLVDDNAQVRLAALFHPDAATQRALRHLLERFPVTRDQPGGPGAVIESGRAQQFHDVPDELLGALDADDLALLRSLRLGGVVSVPLRARGRVIGALSLARADRAAFGAADAQLVDELAARAALALDNAALYSRERRAALTLQRSLLPRAVPPLASGTCAVRYLPGAAGAEVGGDWYDVIPVSGERVVVVVGDVMGRGVGAAAVMGQLRSAVRAYTLDDHEPAEVLHRVDRMVTTLDDPALTTCIVVRYDPSAGEAVFARAGHLPPLLLRPDGTSLFLEGDPGMPLGVGGADFSQRSVRIEPGSRLILYTDGLVEDAASGVDEGLERLCAAAGAALDAGLDAEAFADHVLNALRPGAEHDDDIALLVLALHDHRPPASAEELEPTDREASLALPPVPTSVRTGREAVARAAELWGLTAVAEVAVLLTSELVTNAIRHASGDLRLRVVRRPGGLRVEVHDREAGALPRLRAQAGDESDVLAEGGRGLQFVAGLATRWGVETLAAGKLVWFELDTGA, encoded by the coding sequence GTGGTTCCCGACGCCGCCACCGCCGAGACCGTACGCGCCCTGGCCGAGACCGAGGCGCGGTACCGGTCGCTGGTCGAGGCCACCGCGATGGACGTGTGGCGGGCGGACGCGGACGGGCGGCTCGCCTCCGACATGCCGGCCTGGCGCGGCCGGACCGGGCAGTCCGAGGACGAGGTGCTCGCCGGCGGCTGGCTGGACGCGGTCCACCCCGAGCACCGCGACCGCGTCGCGGCCCTCTGGGACGGCGCGGTCGCGACGGGCGAGCCGTACGTCGCCGAGTACCCGATCCGGTCCGGCGACGACTGGCGCGTCGTCGTCGCCCGCGCGATCCCGGTCCGCGACGCGGCCGGCGCCGTCCGCGAGTGGGTCGGCACCACCGACGACGTCACCGAGGAGCGCCGCGCCGAGGCGCGGCTGCGCGAGGAGACGCGGATCGTCGAACGCCTCCGCGACATCGGCGCCGCGCTGTCCGGGCAGCTCGACACCCAGTCGCTCGTGCAGACGGTCACCGACCTCACCACCGAGATGGTCGGCGCCGACTTCGGCGCGTTCTTCTACAACACCGTCGACGCGGCGGGGGAGTCGTTCCTGCTGTTCACGCTCTCCGGCGCGCCGCGCGAGGCGTTCGCGCAGTTCGGGATGCCGCGCAACACCGCGATCTTCGCGCCGACGTTCAACGGCGAGGCGCCGGTGCGCCTGCACGACGTCACCCAGGACCCGCGCTACGGCCACAACCCGCCCCACCGCGGCATGCCGGAGGGCCACCTGCCGGTGCGCTCGTACCTCGCCGTCCCCGTCGTGGCGCGCACCGGCGAGGTGCACGGCGGCCTGTTCTTCGGCCACGCCGAGCCGGGGCGGTTCACCGAGCGGCACGAACGCCTTGTGGTCGGCGCCGCCGCGCAGGCCGCCGTCGCGATCGACAACGCCCGCCTCTACGAGCAGGAGCGGGCCGCCCGGGCCGAGGCGGAGCAGGCGCAGTCGCGGCTGCAGTTCCTCGCCACCGCCGGCGAGCTGCTCGGCAGCTCGCTCGACGTCACCCAGACCGCGAGCCGGCTCGGCGCGCTCTGCGTCCCCGCGCTCGGCGACTGGGCCGCCGTCCACCTGGTGGACGACAACGCCCAGGTCCGCCTCGCCGCGCTGTTCCACCCGGACGCCGCCACCCAGCGCGCGCTGCGCCACCTGCTCGAACGCTTCCCCGTCACCCGGGACCAGCCCGGCGGGCCGGGCGCGGTCATCGAGAGCGGTCGCGCGCAGCAGTTCCACGACGTGCCGGACGAGCTGCTGGGCGCCCTCGACGCGGACGACCTCGCGCTGCTGCGTTCGCTGCGGCTGGGCGGCGTCGTCTCCGTCCCGCTCCGCGCCCGCGGCCGGGTCATCGGCGCGCTGTCGCTCGCCCGGGCCGACCGGGCGGCGTTCGGCGCGGCCGACGCGCAGCTCGTGGACGAGCTGGCCGCCCGCGCCGCGCTCGCGCTCGACAACGCCGCCCTCTACTCCCGCGAGCGCCGCGCCGCCCTGACCCTGCAACGCAGCCTGCTCCCGCGCGCCGTGCCGCCGCTCGCGTCCGGCACCTGCGCCGTCCGGTACCTGCCCGGCGCCGCCGGCGCCGAGGTCGGCGGCGACTGGTACGACGTCATCCCCGTCAGCGGCGAGCGCGTCGTCGTGGTCGTCGGCGACGTCATGGGCCGCGGCGTCGGCGCCGCCGCCGTCATGGGCCAGCTCCGCTCCGCCGTGCGCGCGTACACGCTGGACGACCACGAGCCGGCCGAGGTGCTGCACCGCGTCGACCGGATGGTCACGACGCTGGACGACCCGGCGCTCACCACCTGCATCGTCGTGCGCTACGACCCGTCGGCCGGCGAGGCGGTGTTCGCCCGCGCCGGGCACCTGCCGCCGCTGCTGCTGCGTCCCGACGGCACGTCGTTGTTCCTCGAGGGCGACCCGGGGATGCCGCTCGGCGTCGGCGGCGCCGACTTCAGCCAGCGGTCGGTGCGCATCGAGCCGGGCTCCCGGCTGATCCTCTACACCGACGGCCTGGTCGAGGACGCCGCGTCCGGCGTGGACGAGGGGCTGGAACGCCTCTGCGCCGCCGCCGGCGCGGCCCTCGACGCCGGGCTGGACGCCGAGGCGTTCGCCGACCACGTCCTCAACGCGCTGCGCCCCGGCGCGGAGCACGACGACGACATCGCGCTGCTCGTCCTCGCGCTGCACGACCACCGCCCGCCGGCGTCGGCGGAGGAGCTGGAGCCGACCGATCGCGAGGCGTCGCTGGCGCTGCCCCCGGTGCCGACGTCGGTGCGCACCGGGCGCGAGGCCGTCGCCCGCGCCGCCGAGCTGTGGGGCCTCACCGCCGTCGCGGAGGTCGCGGTCCTGCTCACCAGCGAGCTCGTCACCAACGCCATCCGGCACGCGTCCGGGGACCTGCGGCTGCGCGTCGTCCGCCGCCCCGGCGGCCTGCGCGTCGAGGTGCACGACCGCGAGGCGGGCGCGCTGCCGCGGCTACGGGCCCAGGCGGGCGACGAGTCGGACGTGCTCGCCGAGGGCGGGCGCGGGCTCCAGTTCGTGGCCGGGCTGGCCACCCGGTGGGGCGTCGAGACGCTCGCCGCAGGCAAGCTCGTGTGGTTCGAGCTCGACACCGGCGCCTGA
- a CDS encoding DinB family protein — protein sequence MTPAERAALVERYRGGYAAFAAAVAGAGDRLDRPAPDGGWTGRQVVHHLADSELTSALRLRRLLAEDAPVIAGYDENAFARVLRYDRPVDAALRAVEAARATSAELLGLLTEAEWARAGTHTESGPYGVEDWLRTYAAHPYDHAEQLRRVSGG from the coding sequence GTGACGCCGGCGGAGCGCGCGGCCCTGGTCGAGCGGTACCGCGGCGGCTACGCGGCGTTCGCGGCGGCGGTGGCCGGCGCCGGCGACCGGCTGGACCGGCCCGCGCCGGACGGCGGCTGGACCGGCCGCCAGGTCGTCCACCACCTCGCCGACAGCGAGCTCACCTCCGCGCTCCGGCTGCGCCGGCTGCTCGCCGAGGACGCGCCGGTCATCGCGGGCTACGACGAGAACGCGTTCGCCCGCGTGCTCCGCTACGACCGCCCGGTCGACGCGGCGCTGCGCGCCGTCGAGGCGGCCCGGGCCACGAGCGCCGAGCTGCTCGGCCTGCTCACCGAGGCCGAGTGGGCGCGGGCCGGCACGCACACCGAGTCCGGCCCGTACGGCGTCGAGGACTGGCTGCGCACGTACGCCGCGCACCCGTACGACCACGCCGAGCAGCTCCGGCGGGTTAGCGGGGGGTAG
- a CDS encoding helix-turn-helix domain-containing protein, translating into MLRDVAVAVCDDVSVFELGVVCEVFGIDRSDVGLPRYEFAVCAAEPGPLRTGGGFTIEPAYGLDRLATADLVAVPHWRSADEPPPPALLAALRDVVARGGRVMSVCSGAFVLAAAGLLDGRRATTHWKYAAALAARYPAIDVDPNVLYVDSGPVLTSAGTAAGIDLCLHLVREEHGPAVANAVARRMVVPPHRDGGQAQYVEAPVPEPRRDDLGDVLAWAVEHLDEPLAVDDLAARALMSPRTFARRFRAATGTTPYAWLLHQRTLHAQRLLEAGHGVEEVARRSGFGSAATLREHFARARGTSPRAYQRAFAGR; encoded by the coding sequence ATGCTGCGGGACGTTGCGGTAGCGGTGTGCGACGACGTGAGCGTCTTCGAGCTCGGCGTCGTCTGCGAGGTGTTCGGGATCGACCGGTCCGACGTCGGGCTGCCCCGGTACGAGTTCGCGGTCTGCGCGGCCGAGCCGGGACCGTTGCGGACCGGGGGCGGGTTCACGATCGAGCCCGCCTACGGGCTGGACCGGCTGGCGACCGCCGACCTGGTGGCCGTGCCGCACTGGCGGTCGGCCGACGAGCCGCCGCCGCCCGCGCTGCTCGCCGCGCTGCGGGACGTGGTGGCGCGCGGCGGGCGGGTCATGAGCGTCTGCTCGGGGGCGTTCGTGCTGGCCGCGGCCGGGCTGCTCGACGGGCGGCGCGCGACGACCCACTGGAAGTACGCCGCCGCGCTCGCCGCGCGCTACCCGGCGATCGACGTCGACCCGAACGTCCTCTACGTCGACTCCGGCCCCGTCCTCACCTCGGCCGGCACCGCCGCCGGCATCGACCTCTGCCTGCACCTGGTCCGCGAGGAGCACGGCCCCGCCGTCGCCAACGCCGTCGCCCGCCGGATGGTCGTGCCGCCGCACCGCGACGGCGGGCAGGCGCAGTACGTCGAGGCGCCGGTGCCCGAGCCGCGCCGCGACGACCTCGGCGACGTGCTGGCCTGGGCGGTCGAGCACCTGGACGAGCCGCTGGCCGTCGACGACCTGGCGGCGCGCGCGCTGATGTCGCCGCGGACGTTCGCCCGGCGGTTCCGCGCGGCGACCGGCACCACGCCGTACGCCTGGCTGCTGCACCAGCGGACGCTGCACGCGCAACGCCTCCTCGAGGCCGGGCACGGCGTCGAGGAGGTGGCGCGGCGCAGCGGCTTCGGGTCGGCGGCGACGCTGCGGGAGCACTTCGCGCGGGCGCGCGGCACGTCGCCGCGCGCGTACCAGCGGGCGTTCGCCGGCCGCTGA
- a CDS encoding patatin-like phospholipase family protein, with protein sequence MTRIGLVLGAGGVTGEAFHRGVLAALGDAGFDARSAEVVVGTSAGSLVGAALRCSGWAGATAGAAPPDGALAALPARVDPRALLAAARRPWAVRAGVLATALVPAGTRPTETFVSGLRRRCGTTWPERDLYVCAVRRRDGRRVVFGAPGAPVADVASAVGASCAIPGYFRPVTIGGEAYVDGGVHSPTNADVLAGRGLDLVVVSSPMSVERHSLRAKLDLSARLFWHRYLTAERRALERSGTLVLAVEPGGETLRALGVNTLKAARVDDIEDLARAATAALLRRPEKAGRVALLAGRPARTA encoded by the coding sequence GTGACGCGCATCGGGCTGGTGCTCGGCGCCGGCGGCGTGACCGGCGAGGCGTTCCACCGTGGCGTGCTGGCGGCGCTGGGCGACGCCGGCTTCGACGCGCGGTCCGCCGAGGTGGTCGTCGGGACGTCCGCGGGGTCCCTCGTCGGGGCGGCGTTGCGCTGCTCCGGCTGGGCGGGTGCCACGGCCGGCGCGGCACCTCCGGACGGCGCGCTCGCCGCGCTGCCCGCGCGGGTCGACCCGCGGGCGTTGCTCGCCGCCGCGCGGCGGCCGTGGGCGGTGCGGGCCGGCGTGCTCGCGACCGCGCTCGTGCCGGCCGGGACGCGGCCGACGGAGACGTTCGTGTCGGGGCTGCGGCGGCGCTGCGGCACCACCTGGCCGGAGCGCGACCTGTACGTCTGCGCGGTACGGCGCCGCGACGGCCGCCGCGTGGTCTTCGGCGCGCCCGGCGCCCCGGTCGCCGACGTCGCCTCCGCGGTCGGCGCGTCCTGCGCGATCCCCGGCTACTTCCGGCCGGTGACGATCGGCGGCGAGGCGTACGTCGACGGCGGCGTCCACTCCCCCACCAACGCCGACGTGCTCGCCGGCCGCGGGCTGGACCTGGTCGTCGTGTCGTCGCCGATGTCGGTCGAGCGCCACTCGCTGCGCGCGAAGCTCGACCTGTCGGCGCGGCTGTTCTGGCACCGGTACCTCACCGCCGAGCGCCGCGCGCTGGAGCGTTCCGGCACGCTGGTGCTGGCGGTCGAGCCGGGCGGCGAGACGCTGCGCGCGCTCGGCGTGAACACGTTGAAGGCCGCGCGCGTCGACGACATCGAGGACCTGGCGCGGGCGGCGACGGCCGCGCTGCTGCGCCGCCCGGAGAAGGCCGGCCGGGTCGCGCTGCTGGCCGGCCGTCCCGCCCGTACCGCCTAA
- a CDS encoding L,D-transpeptidase family protein produces the protein MGRRTRRGVTTLAVALLVLLTTAASVAVDRLRPPGDPLAASPIVGPYTMLPVPNGTVDLPFDPTVRPKVVAAPVARVGACPAAPAVSPLPATPARAVGTALAVRTAPDGPVARTLSNPTIEGQQLTVLVVERRGAWLRVQLPVRPNGSTGWVRAAEVAPYTAPFRIQVELCAKRLTVYRGGRAVWQRPVAVGAPRTPTPTGSFYVDFVTPMRYGGAYGPFLLSVAGFSNVLHQFGNGGIGQIGIHGTNRPSSIGTAASHGCVRLRNADLLQLVKLVPPGTPVTIVR, from the coding sequence ATGGGGCGCAGGACCCGGCGCGGCGTCACGACGCTCGCCGTCGCGCTGCTCGTGCTGCTCACGACCGCGGCCTCCGTCGCCGTCGACCGGCTCCGCCCGCCCGGCGACCCGCTCGCCGCCTCGCCGATCGTCGGGCCGTACACCATGCTGCCGGTGCCCAACGGCACCGTGGACCTGCCGTTCGACCCCACGGTCCGGCCGAAGGTCGTCGCCGCGCCCGTCGCCCGGGTGGGCGCCTGCCCGGCCGCGCCCGCCGTGTCGCCGCTGCCGGCGACGCCCGCGCGGGCCGTCGGCACCGCGCTCGCCGTGCGCACCGCGCCGGACGGGCCGGTCGCGCGCACCCTGTCCAACCCGACGATCGAGGGCCAGCAGCTCACCGTCCTCGTGGTCGAACGCCGCGGCGCCTGGCTGCGCGTCCAGCTCCCGGTCCGGCCCAACGGCAGCACCGGCTGGGTGCGCGCGGCCGAGGTCGCGCCGTACACCGCGCCGTTCCGCATCCAGGTCGAGCTCTGCGCCAAGCGGCTCACCGTCTACCGCGGCGGCCGCGCGGTCTGGCAGCGCCCGGTCGCCGTCGGGGCGCCGCGTACGCCGACGCCGACCGGCTCGTTCTACGTCGACTTCGTCACGCCGATGCGCTACGGCGGGGCGTACGGGCCGTTCCTGCTCAGCGTCGCGGGCTTCTCGAACGTGCTGCACCAGTTCGGCAACGGCGGCATCGGCCAGATCGGCATCCACGGCACCAACCGCCCGTCGTCCATCGGCACCGCCGCGAGCCACGGCTGCGTCCGCCTGCGCAACGCCGACCTGCTCCAGCTCGTCAAGCTCGTGCCGCCCGGCACCCCGGTGACGATCGTTCGTTAG